From Cygnus olor isolate bCygOlo1 chromosome 7, bCygOlo1.pri.v2, whole genome shotgun sequence, a single genomic window includes:
- the BUB3 gene encoding mitotic checkpoint protein BUB3 yields the protein MVTGSWDQTVKLWDPRTPCNAGTFSQPEKVYTLSVSGDRLIVGTAGRRVLVWDLRNMGYVQQRRESSLKYQTRCIRAFPNKQGYVLSSIEGRVAVEYLDPSPEIQKKKYAFKCHRLKENNIEQIYPVNAISFHNVHNTFATGGSDGFVNIWDPFNKKRLCQFHRYPTSIASLAFSNDGTTLAIASSYMYEMDDIEHPEDGIYIRQVTDAETKPKST from the exons ATGGTGACTGGAAGCTGGGATCAAACAGTTAAGCTGTGGGACCCCAGAACACCTTGTAATGCAGGAACCTTCTCTCAGCCTGAAAAG gtgTACACGCTTTCTGTGTCTGGAGACAGACTAATTGTGGGGACTGCAGGTCGGAGAGTGCTGGTGTGGGATTTGCGGAACATGGGCTACGTTCAGCAGCGAAGAGAATCAAGTCTGAAGTATCAGACCCGCTGTATCAGAGCATTTCCAAATAAACAG GGTTATGTTTTGAGTTCTATTGAAGGTCGTGTTGCAGTGGAGTACTTGGATCCAAgtccagaaatacagaagaagaaatacgCATTCAAATGTCATCGTTTGAAGGAGAATAATATCGAGCAGATTTATCCAGTTAATGCTATTTCTTTCCATAACGTCCACAACACGTTTGCTACAG gagGTTCTGATGGATTTGTAAATATTTGGGATCCATTTAATAAAAAGCGTCTGTGTCAGTTCCATCGGTATCCCACGAGCATAGCATCACTTGCCTTCAGCAATGATGGAACTACCCTTGCAATAGCTTCTTCATATATGTATGAAATGGATGACATTGAACATCCTGAAGATGGTATCTATATTCGCCAAGTGACAGatgcagaaacaaaacctaA gtctACTTAG